A portion of the Pseudomonas synxantha BG33R genome contains these proteins:
- a CDS encoding glucose 1-dehydrogenase gives MQISLQQQVALVTGASSGIGAGAAKALADAGAAVVLNYNSQAAPAEALAAQINANGGRALAIGGDVSKEADVERLFAQTLDAFGHLDILVANSGLQKDANLVDMSLEDWNTVIGVNLTGQFLCARAAVRIFNRQGVREGVSRAAGKIIHMSSVHQVIPWAGHVNYAASKGGVEMLMRTLAQEVSEQRIRINGIAPGAIRTAINRAATEGAAEKELLKLIPYGRVGDVEDVANAVVWLASDASDYVVGSTLFIDGGMSLYPEFRGNG, from the coding sequence ATGCAGATTTCCTTGCAGCAACAAGTAGCTCTGGTCACCGGCGCCAGTTCCGGCATCGGTGCTGGCGCAGCCAAAGCCCTGGCCGACGCGGGCGCGGCGGTAGTGCTTAACTACAACTCCCAGGCGGCCCCCGCCGAGGCCCTTGCCGCACAGATCAATGCCAACGGCGGTCGGGCGCTTGCCATCGGTGGCGATGTGTCCAAGGAGGCCGATGTCGAGCGCCTGTTCGCACAGACCCTCGATGCCTTCGGCCACCTGGATATTCTGGTGGCCAACTCCGGCCTGCAAAAAGACGCCAACCTGGTCGACATGAGCCTCGAGGACTGGAACACCGTGATCGGTGTCAACCTCACCGGGCAGTTCCTCTGTGCCCGAGCGGCGGTGCGTATCTTCAATCGTCAGGGCGTTCGCGAGGGCGTGTCACGAGCGGCCGGCAAAATCATCCATATGAGTTCGGTGCATCAAGTCATTCCGTGGGCCGGGCATGTGAATTATGCAGCGTCCAAGGGCGGCGTTGAGATGCTGATGCGCACCCTCGCCCAGGAAGTCAGCGAGCAACGCATCCGCATCAATGGCATTGCGCCTGGGGCGATTCGCACAGCAATCAACCGCGCAGCCACTGAAGGCGCTGCGGAGAAAGAGTTGCTCAAATTGATTCCTTACGGTCGTGTCGGCGATGTAGAAGATGTGGCCAATGCAGTGGTGTGGCTGGCCAGTGATGCTTCTGATTACGTGGTCGGCAGTACGTTGTTCATCGATGGCGGCATGAGCCTTTATCCGGAGTTTCGCGGCAATGGTTGA
- a CDS encoding TonB-dependent siderophore receptor, whose amino-acid sequence MQAFPSKRSPLRHALNATLLGACVAASALPYTATAQEPRSERQARAWNIAPGPLAGALDQFARQAGISLSYDAGSVAGKSSPGLSGTLAPQQALSQLLQGQGLQAQSQGQNAWLLLPQQQAGSALSLGATTITGDRLGATTEGSGSYTTGAVTIGKGEHSLRRTPQSVSVMTRKLMDDQNITTIDQLLERTPGITSYESPMGGKYFYSRGFKMLGQYQFDGVPLDIGKDYIQADSFSANMAIYDRVEVLKGAAGMLKGAGTASGAVNFVRKRPQATPTTSLGLSAGTWDNYHAELDTGGPLNDSGTVRGRASVSQQNRGSYMDLAKRQDQAFYAALDMDVSPDTTLGFGASYEDVDATPCWSGLPRYRDGKSLGLSRSTCLGQAWNDWQSQRTTLFADLTHHFNDDWKLKVSAVHSRNLQDIKYAASESTVDYGNPAPTLTSYAALLDYDHKDYGLDAYIDGQFEAFGLQHELILGANGSRGTQDDVYAIRNLPQRQSVFNPNHHFPEPADDTFWPNMYRGGTVKETATQYGAYATLRLRLAEPLMLVLGSRVSWYENRRESLNLAWGEWADQDARTKETGVVTPFAALIYDLNDNLSVYASYADIFQPQSSYATVSGSALKPKMGENYELGIKGEWFDGRLNSSLALFRAIEKNAAQTDFETRCGSSSDGYCYTDTGKVRAQGVEAELSGELLERLQVFGGYTYTQTKNLKNIDSAAEGAVSNTYVPRHMLRLWGDYQLDGALSKWTVGAGVNAQSSNYRLQTIKLEQAGYALWNARIAYQVDDTWTVALNGNNLFDKNYYQTVGTSGWGNLYGEPRNLTLSLKGNF is encoded by the coding sequence ATGCAAGCGTTCCCCTCCAAACGTTCCCCCCTCAGACACGCCCTCAATGCCACTCTTCTTGGCGCGTGCGTGGCAGCCAGCGCTTTGCCGTATACCGCAACAGCCCAGGAACCCCGCAGCGAGCGCCAGGCCCGCGCCTGGAATATTGCGCCCGGGCCTCTGGCGGGCGCCCTTGATCAGTTTGCGCGGCAGGCCGGTATCAGCCTGTCGTATGACGCGGGCAGCGTGGCCGGCAAAAGCAGCCCGGGGCTGAGCGGCACCCTGGCCCCACAACAGGCCCTGAGTCAGTTGCTTCAGGGCCAGGGTTTGCAGGCGCAAAGCCAGGGCCAGAACGCCTGGTTACTGCTACCTCAGCAGCAAGCCGGCTCGGCGCTGAGCCTGGGCGCCACCACCATCACTGGTGATCGTCTGGGCGCCACCACCGAAGGCAGCGGTTCCTACACCACCGGTGCGGTGACCATCGGCAAGGGCGAACATAGCCTGCGACGCACGCCGCAATCGGTGAGCGTGATGACCCGCAAGCTGATGGATGACCAGAACATCACCACCATCGACCAATTGCTGGAGCGCACGCCAGGGATCACCAGCTACGAGTCGCCCATGGGCGGCAAGTATTTTTACTCCCGGGGCTTCAAGATGCTCGGTCAGTACCAGTTCGATGGTGTGCCGCTGGACATCGGCAAGGACTACATACAGGCCGACAGTTTCAGCGCGAACATGGCGATTTATGACCGGGTAGAGGTGCTAAAAGGCGCCGCCGGTATGCTCAAGGGCGCCGGCACCGCCAGCGGTGCAGTGAACTTCGTGCGTAAGCGGCCCCAAGCCACCCCGACCACCAGCCTCGGGCTGTCGGCGGGCACCTGGGATAACTACCACGCCGAACTCGACACCGGCGGCCCGTTGAACGACAGCGGCACGGTGCGCGGCCGTGCGTCGGTCAGCCAGCAGAATCGTGGCTCCTACATGGACCTTGCCAAGCGCCAGGACCAGGCGTTTTACGCGGCGCTGGACATGGATGTCAGCCCTGACACCACCCTAGGCTTCGGCGCCAGCTATGAGGATGTCGACGCCACACCGTGCTGGAGCGGCCTGCCGCGCTACCGCGACGGCAAAAGCCTCGGCCTGAGCCGCTCCACCTGCCTGGGCCAGGCCTGGAACGATTGGCAAAGCCAGCGCACCACGCTGTTCGCCGATCTGACCCATCACTTCAACGACGACTGGAAGCTCAAAGTCAGCGCCGTGCATAGCCGCAACCTGCAAGACATCAAATACGCCGCCAGCGAAAGCACCGTGGACTATGGCAACCCGGCCCCTACGCTCACCAGCTACGCCGCGCTGCTGGATTACGATCACAAGGACTACGGCCTGGATGCCTACATTGATGGTCAATTCGAAGCGTTTGGCCTGCAACATGAGTTGATCCTCGGCGCCAATGGCAGTCGTGGCACCCAGGACGATGTCTACGCGATCCGCAACCTGCCCCAGCGCCAAAGCGTTTTCAACCCCAACCACCACTTCCCGGAACCTGCCGACGATACCTTCTGGCCCAACATGTACCGTGGCGGCACGGTCAAGGAAACCGCCACCCAATACGGCGCCTACGCCACCTTGCGCCTGCGTCTGGCCGAACCGTTGATGCTGGTTCTGGGCAGTCGCGTCAGTTGGTATGAAAACCGCCGTGAGTCCTTGAACCTGGCCTGGGGCGAGTGGGCCGACCAGGATGCACGCACCAAGGAAACCGGCGTGGTCACGCCGTTTGCCGCGCTGATCTACGACCTCAATGACAACCTTTCGGTGTACGCCAGCTACGCCGATATCTTCCAGCCACAAAGCTCCTACGCCACGGTCAGCGGTTCGGCGCTCAAGCCGAAAATGGGTGAGAACTACGAGCTGGGTATCAAGGGCGAATGGTTTGACGGGCGCCTCAACAGCTCCCTGGCGCTGTTTCGCGCCATCGAAAAAAACGCCGCCCAAACCGATTTCGAGACCCGCTGCGGCAGCTCCTCCGACGGCTACTGCTACACCGACACGGGCAAAGTTCGCGCCCAAGGGGTCGAGGCCGAGCTGAGCGGCGAATTGCTTGAACGCCTGCAAGTGTTTGGCGGCTACACCTACACGCAAACCAAGAACCTGAAGAACATCGACAGCGCAGCCGAAGGCGCGGTGTCCAACACCTACGTACCAAGGCATATGCTGCGTTTGTGGGGCGACTACCAGTTGGACGGTGCACTGTCAAAATGGACAGTCGGCGCCGGGGTCAACGCCCAAAGCAGCAATTACCGGTTGCAAACCATCAAACTGGAACAGGCCGGGTATGCGTTGTGGAATGCGCGCATTGCGTATCAGGTGGACGACACCTGGACTGTGGCGCTCAACGGCAACAACCTGTTCGATAAAAACTACTACCAGACCGTGGGTACCTCAGGCTGGGGTAATCTTTATGGAGAGCCGCGCAACCTTACGCTGAGCCTCAAAGGCAACTTCTAA
- the inhA gene encoding isonitrile hydratase, which yields MTLQIGFLLFPGIQQLDLTGPYDVLGSLPDVKLHLVWKDLAPITSSTGLVFTPTITYADCPNLDVLCVPGGAGVGPLMEDPQTLDFLKAQAQTVRYMTSVCTGSLVLGAAGLLRGRKATTHWAYHHLLAPLGAIPVQERVVRDGNLFTGGGITAGIDFALTLAAELYSEAAAQLVQLQIEYAPAPPFDSGRPETAPRYVLEEANKRTVESRRVRGEIVARAAARLG from the coding sequence ATGACCTTGCAGATCGGCTTTCTGTTGTTCCCCGGCATCCAGCAACTGGACCTGACCGGCCCCTATGATGTCCTCGGTTCGCTGCCAGACGTGAAGCTGCACCTGGTGTGGAAAGACCTCGCGCCGATCACCTCCAGCACTGGCCTGGTGTTCACGCCGACCATCACTTACGCCGACTGCCCGAACCTGGATGTGCTCTGCGTACCCGGTGGCGCCGGTGTGGGCCCTTTGATGGAAGACCCGCAAACCCTGGATTTTCTCAAGGCCCAGGCACAGACAGTGCGCTACATGACCTCGGTGTGCACCGGCTCATTGGTATTGGGCGCGGCAGGGTTGCTGCGCGGTCGCAAGGCCACGACCCACTGGGCCTACCACCACCTGCTCGCCCCGCTCGGTGCTATTCCCGTGCAGGAGCGCGTGGTGCGTGACGGCAACCTGTTTACCGGCGGCGGGATCACCGCCGGCATCGACTTTGCCCTGACCCTGGCCGCAGAGTTGTACAGCGAAGCGGCGGCGCAACTGGTGCAATTGCAAATCGAATATGCGCCGGCCCCACCGTTTGACTCCGGCCGCCCGGAGACTGCGCCCCGATATGTACTGGAGGAAGCCAACAAGCGCACGGTGGAGTCACGCAGAGTGCGTGGGGAGATTGTTGCGCGGGCGGCTGCGCGGTTGGGGTGA
- a CDS encoding GlxA family transcriptional regulator yields MPKIIHVLAFENAQVLDVTGPLQVFASANDLLRQRGLPLPYAVNVIAAQPEPVRTSAGLALLAEPLPAIDAPCDTLVIAGGWGVYAAAEDATLVQWVRDKSRHTRRMASVCTGAFLLAASGLLDGCRVATHWTRCEELARKFPALTVEANPIFIQQGAVWTSAGVTAGIDLCLALVEDDLGRAIALEVARHLVVFLKRPGGQSQFSVTLSLQKSDSRFADLHAWIADHLTLDLNIATLAAQAGMSERSFVRHYRAETGQTPARAVELIRVETARRQLADSTTSIKRIAMQCGFGCEETLRRSFVRALSVTPQAYRERFSALQ; encoded by the coding sequence ATGCCCAAGATTATTCATGTACTCGCTTTTGAAAATGCCCAGGTGCTCGATGTCACCGGGCCTCTGCAAGTGTTTGCGTCGGCTAATGACCTGTTGCGCCAACGTGGTTTACCGTTGCCCTACGCGGTGAACGTGATCGCCGCTCAGCCTGAACCGGTGAGGACTTCTGCCGGCCTGGCGCTGCTGGCTGAGCCGCTGCCCGCCATCGACGCGCCTTGCGACACCCTGGTGATCGCCGGTGGCTGGGGCGTGTACGCTGCCGCCGAAGACGCGACACTGGTGCAATGGGTGCGCGATAAATCCCGGCACACCCGGCGCATGGCTTCGGTGTGCACCGGGGCCTTTCTGCTGGCCGCCAGTGGTTTGCTCGATGGTTGCCGAGTGGCCACGCACTGGACGCGGTGTGAAGAACTGGCGCGCAAGTTTCCCGCACTCACGGTGGAGGCCAATCCGATTTTCATCCAGCAGGGCGCCGTGTGGACGTCTGCTGGTGTGACCGCCGGGATCGACCTGTGCCTGGCCCTGGTAGAGGATGACCTGGGTCGCGCCATTGCCTTGGAAGTGGCGCGCCACTTGGTGGTCTTTCTCAAGCGCCCTGGCGGTCAGTCGCAATTTAGCGTGACGTTATCCCTGCAAAAGAGCGACAGCCGCTTTGCCGACCTGCACGCTTGGATCGCCGACCATCTGACGCTGGATCTGAACATCGCCACCCTTGCGGCCCAGGCTGGCATGAGCGAGCGTAGCTTTGTGCGCCATTACCGCGCCGAGACCGGCCAGACCCCGGCCCGGGCCGTGGAACTGATCCGTGTCGAAACTGCGCGCCGGCAATTGGCAGACAGCACGACCTCCATCAAACGTATCGCCATGCAGTGCGGTTTTGGCTGTGAAGAGACTTTGCGCCGCAGCTTTGTGCGGGCCTTGTCAGTGACGCCTCAAGCTTACCGGGAGCGTTTTTCAGCGCTCCAGTAG
- a CDS encoding c-type cytochrome produces the protein MKRLLIGLSAVLPLAQTSLAVAENSNGKTLYLQRCAVCHGPDIKASGPLAKKSNPPTPDLTTAAFKQRLHDYPGVIVSSIILRPNGNLIPKTLKDNGVKIAPHAWSVQDFRDLHQYMSSVISKS, from the coding sequence ATGAAACGTTTACTCATTGGCTTATCAGCCGTTTTACCACTGGCTCAGACATCACTGGCCGTTGCGGAAAACAGCAACGGAAAAACGCTCTATCTACAGCGATGCGCCGTGTGCCATGGCCCCGATATAAAGGCCTCCGGGCCATTGGCTAAAAAAAGCAATCCCCCCACGCCCGACCTTACAACCGCCGCGTTCAAACAACGGCTGCATGATTATCCGGGCGTGATCGTGTCGTCGATAATACTTCGCCCAAATGGCAACCTGATTCCAAAGACGTTGAAGGACAACGGTGTGAAGATAGCGCCGCACGCGTGGAGCGTTCAGGATTTCCGCGATCTGCATCAATACATGAGTAGTGTGATTTCAAAAAGTTGA
- a CDS encoding alpha/beta fold hydrolase translates to MATLTTPAPLLYVRTSMLDVAYETHGPIAGEPVILLHGFPYDPRSYDEIAPVLAERGYRVLVPYLRGYGPTRFINDQVMRSGQQAALAKDLLDFMDALSIKQATLAGYDWGGRAACIVAALWPERVRGLVTGDGYNIQDIAKSLEPRAPETEHRLWYQYYFHTQRGVDGLTANRRELCELLWRLWSPTWREGPSLYGKTAPSFDNPDFVAVVIHSYRHRFMYAPGDPALEYIEQALVPQPAITVPSISLCGADDGVGPPPLEDDDVEHFSGFYRRQVLPGIGHNVFQEAPLVTLEALLELLER, encoded by the coding sequence ATGGCAACCCTGACGACCCCTGCCCCGCTGTTGTATGTGCGCACGTCCATGCTAGACGTGGCTTATGAGACGCACGGCCCCATCGCGGGCGAGCCGGTGATCCTGCTGCATGGATTCCCTTATGACCCTCGCAGTTATGACGAAATCGCGCCGGTGCTGGCCGAGCGTGGTTATCGGGTGTTGGTCCCGTATTTGCGCGGTTATGGCCCGACGCGGTTTATCAACGACCAGGTCATGCGCTCCGGCCAACAGGCGGCGTTGGCCAAGGACCTGCTGGATTTCATGGATGCGCTGTCCATTAAGCAGGCCACGCTCGCCGGGTATGACTGGGGTGGGCGCGCGGCGTGTATTGTCGCGGCGCTATGGCCCGAGCGGGTACGCGGCTTGGTGACGGGGGACGGTTACAACATCCAGGACATCGCCAAGTCCCTTGAGCCTCGGGCACCGGAAACCGAGCATCGATTGTGGTACCAGTATTACTTCCACACCCAGCGTGGGGTCGACGGTTTGACCGCCAATCGACGAGAGCTGTGTGAGTTGTTATGGCGGCTTTGGTCGCCGACCTGGCGTGAAGGGCCAAGTCTGTATGGCAAGACTGCGCCGTCATTTGATAACCCGGACTTTGTCGCGGTGGTGATCCACTCTTACCGCCATCGTTTCATGTATGCGCCGGGTGATCCCGCGTTGGAGTACATCGAACAGGCGCTGGTGCCCCAACCGGCGATAACGGTGCCCAGCATTTCGTTATGCGGGGCCGACGACGGTGTGGGCCCGCCGCCACTTGAGGATGACGATGTGGAGCACTTCAGCGGTTTTTATCGCCGGCAGGTTTTGCCAGGCATTGGTCATAATGTTTTCCAGGAAGCGCCCCTGGTCACGCTTGAAGCATTGCTGGAACTACTGGAGCGCTGA
- a CDS encoding sigma-70 family RNA polymerase sigma factor: MSSDHPLDHAAIGQLYQAHHSWLRGWLSRRTGCREHAADLAQETFVRLLNARKQQTLQQPRAYLSSIARSLMIDQYRRRELERAYLESLAHFPQVEVPSEETRLLILDNLERIDRLLDQLKPRVREAFLLAQLDGLTCPQIALRLGVSKATVERDLSKALHACYRLRYAEC; this comes from the coding sequence ATGTCGAGCGATCACCCACTGGACCATGCCGCCATCGGCCAGCTTTACCAAGCCCACCATTCCTGGCTGCGCGGCTGGTTGAGCCGACGCACCGGCTGCCGTGAACACGCCGCTGACCTGGCGCAGGAAACCTTCGTGCGCCTGCTCAACGCGCGCAAGCAACAGACCTTGCAGCAGCCGCGTGCTTACTTGAGCAGCATCGCGCGCAGTTTGATGATCGACCAGTACCGACGCCGCGAACTGGAACGTGCCTACCTGGAAAGCCTGGCGCACTTTCCTCAAGTCGAGGTGCCGAGCGAAGAAACCCGCCTGCTGATCCTCGACAACCTGGAGCGCATCGACCGTTTGCTCGACCAGCTCAAGCCACGGGTGCGCGAGGCGTTTCTGTTGGCCCAACTGGACGGCCTGACCTGCCCGCAAATCGCCCTGCGCCTGGGCGTGTCCAAGGCCACGGTGGAGCGCGATCTGTCCAAGGCCCTGCACGCTTGTTATCGGTTGCGTTATGCCGAATGCTGA
- a CDS encoding sigma-70 family RNA polymerase sigma factor yields the protein MIPQPPRRTGFFEHYEELIGTWTRRLRSRQQAEDLTHDTFVRVLESHASEVAQPRAYLHQTARNIAVDAYRREERREALMLQAADHAPHSGDPEHYMHAIQLADSIERALVELPLNCRKIFIWQKIEGLTQQEIAVRLGLSKNMVEKYMIRTLRHLRDRLDAMAP from the coding sequence ATGATTCCTCAGCCGCCCCGCAGAACAGGCTTTTTCGAGCACTACGAAGAGTTGATCGGCACGTGGACGCGCCGCTTGAGGAGCCGTCAGCAAGCCGAGGACCTGACCCACGACACTTTTGTGCGAGTGCTCGAGTCCCACGCCAGCGAGGTTGCACAACCACGCGCCTACCTGCATCAAACCGCGCGCAATATCGCGGTGGACGCCTACCGGCGCGAAGAACGTCGCGAGGCGTTGATGTTGCAGGCCGCTGATCACGCCCCCCACAGCGGTGATCCGGAGCATTACATGCACGCGATTCAGTTGGCTGACTCCATCGAGCGGGCCCTGGTCGAGTTGCCGCTCAACTGTCGCAAGATTTTTATCTGGCAGAAAATCGAGGGGCTCACCCAGCAGGAAATCGCCGTGCGCCTGGGGCTGTCTAAAAACATGGTGGAGAAGTATATGATCCGCACCCTGCGGCATCTGCGTGACCGCCTGGATGCAATGGCGCCATGA
- a CDS encoding FecR domain-containing protein, giving the protein MPNADPRLVDQAIQWMIKLRFNTADDASTAAFEQWLHTSAAHQLAWQRVATMNDDFTQLPAHVSRHALDGARQRISRREGLKLLGLLAGAAGLAWLGRDYTPLPALMADYRTATGERRWVVLNDGSKVQLNSASAIDITLNAERRLVNLRQGEVLVNTGADNRPFWVHTRDGYLRTLGTRFVVREEAQGTLLAVQQGAVAVYADSHDASARQMIKPGEQVLFNRSGIRPSPTNGLDPWAWSDGVISAHNMRLDDFLAELGRYRNGLLRCSEAVAGLRVSGTYQLEDTDQVLKLVAQSLSINVTYRSPYWVTVSARV; this is encoded by the coding sequence ATGCCGAATGCTGATCCGCGCCTGGTGGACCAGGCCATCCAGTGGATGATCAAGCTGCGCTTCAACACCGCTGACGACGCCAGTACGGCGGCCTTCGAACAGTGGCTGCACACCAGCGCCGCGCATCAACTGGCGTGGCAGCGCGTGGCGACCATGAATGACGACTTCACCCAACTGCCGGCGCATGTCAGTCGCCATGCCCTCGATGGCGCGCGCCAACGTATCAGTCGGCGTGAAGGCTTGAAGCTGCTGGGGTTGTTGGCCGGCGCCGCCGGGTTGGCCTGGCTGGGTCGCGACTACACGCCCCTGCCCGCCCTGATGGCCGACTATCGCACCGCCACCGGCGAGCGGCGCTGGGTGGTGTTGAACGATGGCAGCAAGGTCCAGCTCAACAGCGCCAGTGCCATCGATATCACCCTGAATGCCGAGCGGCGTCTGGTGAACCTGCGTCAGGGTGAAGTGTTGGTCAATACCGGCGCTGACAACCGTCCGTTCTGGGTGCACACCCGCGATGGTTACCTGCGCACCCTCGGCACGCGCTTTGTGGTACGTGAAGAAGCCCAAGGTACGCTGCTGGCTGTGCAGCAGGGTGCGGTCGCGGTGTATGCCGACAGCCATGACGCCAGCGCACGCCAAATGATCAAGCCGGGCGAACAGGTGCTGTTCAACCGTAGCGGCATTCGCCCTTCTCCCACCAATGGCCTGGATCCCTGGGCCTGGAGCGACGGCGTCATCAGCGCCCACAATATGCGCCTTGACGACTTCCTGGCCGAACTGGGCCGCTACCGCAACGGCTTGCTCCGTTGCAGCGAAGCCGTCGCGGGGCTGCGGGTTTCGGGCACCTATCAACTGGAAGACACCGATCAGGTACTCAAGCTGGTGGCGCAATCGTTGTCGATCAATGTGACCTACCGCAGCCCCTATTGGGTGACCGTCTCCGCTCGGGTTTGA
- a CDS encoding glycoside hydrolase family 15 protein has product MVDLKKEPQSAIDAHGIIGDMRSAALVNDRGSIDFFCWPEFDSPSIFCALLDTPDAGTFQLTPDLPNARREQIYLPDTNVLQTRWLSDEAVVEITDLLAVSEDVDDLPLLIRRVRVVSGQATLHLRCAVRHDYARAKTHTTADDSGVLFSADGQPGLRLVGSHPLTLEENAVVSRFTLAQDEGAEFVLGGQDDPRVVNDCTDLYLERTLKFWRGWISQSNYRGRWREMVNRSALALKLLTSRKHGAIIAAATFGLPESPGGERNWDYRYTWIRDASFTVYAFMRLGFVEEANAYMRWLKGRVSDCCGQPTKINILYGIDGRQELPETTLDHLRGHGDAQPVRVGNEAFDQIQLDIYGELMDAVYLVNKYGEAISHEGWKHTVEVVDQVCEIWNRKDVGIWEMRGEQHHFLHSRLMCWVALDRAIRLASKRSLPAPFARWDQTRQAIYADIWSNFWNEERGHFVQHIGSTALDGSMLLMPLVRFVAATDPRWLATLEAIQKSLVRDGMVYRYRNDDSQIDGLQGTEGAFAACSFWYVECLARAGQVEKAHLEFEQLLRYANPLGLYAEEFDSQARHLGNTPQALSHLALISAATFLDRKLSGEKTVWQP; this is encoded by the coding sequence ATGGTTGATCTGAAAAAAGAACCCCAAAGCGCCATCGATGCCCATGGCATCATCGGCGACATGCGCAGTGCCGCACTGGTAAACGACCGTGGCAGCATCGATTTTTTCTGCTGGCCGGAATTCGACAGCCCGTCGATCTTCTGCGCACTGCTCGACACGCCCGACGCCGGCACCTTCCAACTTACCCCGGACCTGCCCAACGCCCGCCGCGAGCAGATCTACCTGCCTGACACCAACGTGCTGCAAACACGCTGGCTGAGTGACGAGGCAGTGGTGGAAATCACCGATCTGCTGGCCGTCAGCGAAGACGTTGACGATTTGCCGCTGCTGATTCGCCGCGTACGGGTAGTCAGTGGCCAGGCAACTCTGCACCTGCGTTGCGCCGTGCGCCACGACTACGCCCGTGCCAAGACCCACACCACAGCCGATGACAGCGGCGTGCTGTTCAGCGCCGACGGTCAGCCCGGCCTGCGCCTGGTAGGCAGCCACCCGCTGACCCTCGAAGAAAATGCCGTCGTATCCCGCTTCACCCTGGCCCAGGACGAGGGCGCTGAATTTGTGCTCGGCGGCCAGGATGATCCGCGGGTGGTCAACGACTGCACGGACCTGTACCTGGAACGCACCCTCAAGTTCTGGCGCGGCTGGATCTCCCAGTCCAATTACCGTGGGCGCTGGCGCGAAATGGTCAACCGCTCGGCCTTGGCGTTGAAGCTTTTGACCTCGCGCAAGCACGGCGCAATCATCGCCGCCGCCACCTTCGGCCTGCCGGAAAGCCCCGGCGGCGAGCGCAACTGGGATTACCGCTATACCTGGATACGCGATGCGTCGTTTACCGTCTACGCGTTCATGCGCCTGGGGTTTGTCGAGGAAGCCAACGCCTATATGCGCTGGCTCAAAGGCAGAGTCAGCGACTGCTGCGGCCAGCCGACCAAAATCAATATTCTCTACGGCATCGACGGTCGCCAGGAGTTGCCGGAAACCACCCTCGATCATTTGCGCGGCCACGGCGACGCCCAACCGGTGCGCGTGGGCAACGAAGCGTTCGACCAGATCCAGCTGGATATCTACGGCGAATTGATGGACGCGGTGTATCTGGTCAACAAGTACGGCGAAGCCATTTCCCACGAAGGCTGGAAACATACGGTGGAAGTGGTCGACCAAGTGTGTGAGATCTGGAACCGCAAAGACGTAGGTATCTGGGAAATGCGCGGCGAGCAACACCACTTTTTGCACTCGCGCCTGATGTGCTGGGTGGCTTTGGACCGAGCTATTCGCCTCGCCTCCAAACGCTCGCTGCCCGCCCCGTTCGCGCGCTGGGACCAGACACGCCAGGCTATCTACGCCGACATCTGGAGCAACTTCTGGAACGAAGAACGCGGGCATTTCGTCCAGCATATCGGCAGTACGGCGCTGGACGGCTCGATGCTGTTGATGCCGCTGGTGCGCTTCGTTGCGGCCACCGACCCGCGCTGGCTGGCGACGCTGGAAGCGATCCAGAAAAGCCTGGTGCGCGACGGCATGGTCTACCGCTACCGCAATGACGACAGCCAGATCGATGGGCTGCAAGGCACAGAAGGCGCATTTGCTGCCTGCTCGTTCTGGTACGTGGAATGCCTGGCCCGCGCCGGACAAGTGGAAAAGGCCCACCTGGAATTCGAACAGCTGCTGCGCTACGCCAACCCGCTGGGGCTGTACGCCGAAGAATTCGACAGCCAGGCTCGGCACTTGGGCAACACACCTCAGGCGTTGAGCCACTTGGCATTGATCAGTGCGGCAACCTTCCTGGACCGCAAACTCAGTGGGGAGAAGACTGTATGGCAACCCTGA